ATATTGGTTTTCTGATAGAATTTGGAATGActctaggtatttatttagttgCTTATTTATTACACGCTCTAGAATTTTGGATAAGGTAGGCAATATTGAGATTGATCTgtagttatttatgttatgttgGTCCCCAGATTTATGTATAGGTgttattatagattttttGAACGCGTTCGGAAATTCCCCTGATTTTATTGACAAATTGCAAATATGCGTTAACAATGCAGCAAGGGTgtgaatgttttgttttagtatttttgCGGAGATTAGATCCCAGCCACAAgaattagtattttttaaacatttaataatcgttattatttctgtaatgTCTGTCTCTAATAATACAAAtgagtgttttgtttgttttgaaacTTTTGTTGCTGAAGGCGTGTCTTTATCTCTCTTACGCTTGTCTATGACTTGAGCTGCAAGTTTTTCACCCACCTGTGCGAAATATTTATTAGCATTATTTACTGCAGTTTTAGGAGTAGTTGTTGAGTGTAACAGATTCTGGGGTCAGGTTTTACGTTTTTTATACTgagttatattattaattatctcCCAGGTTTGTTTTATATTGGTTTTGCTTGCTTTATCAAGTTCGGAACGTTCAAAAtgccttttaagtttttttaagagGTTGTTACAAAAGTTGCGATATCGACGGTAAGTTGTTGCTAAGGTCAAGTTATTTGGGTTCATTTTAAGCTGCTTGTGCATACGATCGCGGTTTTTCATGCACTTTAAGAGACCAGGGGTGACCCATGGTTTCAATGTGACGCGtcttttaggtatatttattgtttgagAATTTTTTTGTATGATGCTCATGATTATGGATGTAAGTAGGTCTGTAGCCGCATTGCAGTCAACACATTTAAATATAAGCTGAaaatctgtttttttaatatcttcAGTGACACCTTCGAGATTAACCTTAGTGATGGATAAGTTTTGAGTTGTGTGTTGCTTTAAATCTAGTGATAGTAGTGCAGGTTCGTGGTCTGTTAAGCTGTGATTAATAACTAAGGTAGTTGACTGGTAGACTGTTTTCAGCATGATGTGATCGAGACACGATTTCTTACGGGTGGGAAATGTGTGAGCTGGTAGTAATCCATGATATGCTAGAAGATCCAGATAAGATTGAGCATTTGTATCGGCTGAAGTTTGTTCtatgttaatatttatatctccaattaaaacaatgtttttatacatactaagGTTTTGTAGGGTGTTATTTAGGGATTCAATGAATatatctgtttttttataggaAGGTGACCGATAAATAGACAGGATAGCAGTTTCATTATTGAGTATTGTAATGAGGCAATTACCGTTTGAAAAGATGGGTTCATAGCTTGTTGAAATTAGGTCATCCTTTATGTACACGACGATCCCTtcatttttgttattattattgtttgttgCTATCTGGTTGTAACCCTCAATATTTGGTATTATTTGATTAGATGGGCAATTTAGCCAGCATTCTGTCAGCACGATAACATCTATGTTGACTTTTAGGCTGTTTAAAAATATGGCAAAACCATCAATATTGCATGAAATACTACGAATGTTTTGTGTAATTACGTTAAcatgtttattattactaagatatgttttaCAGTCCTCCGGACTGCATTTAAACGGTTTAGATACCGCGAAGTTGTCAATTTcggtaattattttactaaggTTGTGCTCcattatattttagaaaaaaaaaaaaaagtaaaagaaaTAAGTATATGCGTACATGGTATAAtttggtaggtatatgtataagtatgaTAAAGTagcaagtaggtacatttcgTTGCTAATGGGGTGTATAGAGGGCAATCCAGCAAGTGACTATgctttattaaacatttactAAGGTATGAGTTTGAGTGGTGTGTGAGATTTGTGTAGTAGTGTGagcttattattaaattataaagtacATGCCTTATAATAACTAAGGTAAAAAGaacagaataatcaagattgtataaattattttccagGGGTTTTTGAAGACAATTGTTGGAGGTGATGTTCGTCTTTAACAACAATATGTGGACCATCTTTATGTCTACGTAGGAGGACTCGTCCATTGGAGATCCAGCAGAATGCATAGTTTTCAGATTTAGCGAGCGTTCGGGCGAGAAAGTACAGTCTCTTTGAGGTATTTGTCAGCAGTTCGGTGGCGTAAATTGGTATTTTCGGCGAGTCTAGTCCCAGGTGTGAGGAATTCATCTTATCCTTGTTATTTGCTTTGTTGAACTCTTTTATTCCATTTAGAATCCGGCTTTTGATTAACGTGTTGGAGAACTCTACTACTAGAGCAGAAACTGGGCTTTCTCTTTTTGATGGTTGACGTGACACGACACGACACACGTTGATTGCGTTTAAGAAAAGTATAAGTGCATACTTAATTGAGTCCGACAATCCTAACTTGCAACTGGTAAAAGCGACTTACAACTTCAATTCAATGtcgtaaattaaaattacaaattatgttattgtaatgttttgccataaataaactttagtAGGTTCGCACTTCTTTGTTTTAGATACTTAACTAAGCTTTGTTACCCTTTAgatgtatatatatttatatataacttacacctatttatttagttacatGAACATGAACACTCATCCTCACTACTAGGTGAACTCAAAATTATCTTACAGGGAAGGGAAGAGAACACTTCATGTTATGTTGTATTACTTTATAAGTAGGCAGACACTCAATGATACTCTAGACAAGAAGTCAATCAACTCAGGTAAATCCCTCATGAATAATGATagctatgtattttattaatttattacacaagTCACAAATCCAAAGATATACTTAACgagatttaaattataatgctAAAGTTTTTTCTACTCTCTGTTGTCTGACTGGGGTTAGATTTAAACATTTCCCGAAAGCAATAAGTACTGATACGTTTGGTCCAGAAACAAAGCACTCCACAGTCACGAACTGTTGGTAATTAGTTGGTATGATATGTCCACAATCTTAAACATACTCTATTATCTCCGATAGTTATAAGAATGAATACCAGTACGTCTATTGATATAGAAGGAAGGGGCAAGTGTTTTTGTGAATAAATTCCCGTTATTATGCCTGTCGCTATGGCGCTATGAGTCACTGCCTGGATTCTTATCCCGAAGGAAAACATTGAGTCATAGTCGTGCGCGGGCGCCGTTCTAAGAAATGCGCAAGCAATTggtttaaattattatctaatGTAATGTCGCGAGATATCTTTTTAGTATTCGACTCACCAGGTCTTCTCTGAAAAAGAAACTGAATTAATCTTCGACGaaatttcgaaaaaaaaacattgactTTCAGTTACAGGAACATAAAAAGCACTTTAATTAACAGGGTTAATATCAGCATGACTATTAATAGGTAAGGCAccaatgaaaaatattcttaattttaaactGATGAAAAATTACCAACCATGCTGACTTGTGGACTGAGTGACTgagtggtggactaggcctaaacccttccttcattggaagggggacgtgatgggtcgtggtGATGCTGATTTTATTATCCGCGGTAAAATTACTCAAAGAACGAGCCAATAATAATAGAAGATCatgttttgattttaatacACCATTACAGTAGCGAATGCTAAtccaattttgattaaatttgaGCAACGCTAAGGGAAAGCATGACTTGTTATCCCGTAGCGTTATGTTAACAAGACTCATACCATCACCgcattacataattattaacaaCCGGGATCACTGAACGGAAATAAACAGATTCTTGTTAACTCAATGAATCATAGATAAAAGATACGCTCTTTTATCAACTCACAAGGTACTGAGCTATGTCTCATTCGTTTATGAGTTCACGCATGCCAACTAAACTGTTACTGAAGTGAAAAGTATTTataactaactacttatcacaatTTTAACCCTTTGGCTGCGGGGTTGGCCGTGGTCCTACTGTCTTTATTCTACCGATTGGACCACGAGAACTACATATTTTTCCTGATGGTTTGGGTCTAATACCACTTAAATCGCATGGACCCTTGGTGGTACGACTGTCTTTGactgagttttttttacaattattacttTGCTTTTACTAACGCTTGTTTTCCTAGTTTGCAGACGCTTGCAGTTGTTATAGATTTTTTGGCTGATATGATTTATGTTTATGAAAAAATCGGCCCACTTACGTAAAATACGTatataattactataatattaacattaaCCAACCCACATCAATCTTACAACTTTTTCAATTAGGTCACAACAAGCCTATCCCCGAAAATATGAAACATTTAGCGTCCAATAAATCAGCCTATTCCCAGCAGACCGCCATATACCTTCCTTCTTGGTCGGGTTACCAGGCCGACTCCACCACTACAGTAAGTAATTACATCAAATGTGTTAACTAGAGTTCAAATGGGTCGCTGTCACGTAATGTCTTAATCCGCGTAGTGGCCTAAACCGCTACTTTTGAGTGGTGTAATCGTTTTGAAGTGGATTcggtatgtatttttaattgtagGCTTTTAGTGTCTAGTTGGGTGGTTCGTTGTTAGTAATAACGGGTGCGGTTTATTGTAGATGTAGGATTGGGGGTTAATGTGATTGCTGTAGTCTGGAAAATAGAGCAATCTCTAATGcacatgcatttttttaaacaaaaagttgGATTATAAATCTGTAGCGTTGCCTAGAtattaaagtaggtaagtacctcaGCTgctaaaatatagtttttcataaataaattagatctttttttacttttcaaaaataaataaagaaaaatagaAAGTTTTGGCAATGGAAGAAAATAGTTACTGAACCATTTAGCTCAGCTTTCTAATCGCGTTGTTaacttaaatttgtttttgtttgtcaaAGGAAACTGATAAGTACGTCTAAGTACTTTTAAGTCGACCCGGAGGTTGAGACTAAGATAAAAAGAAACTTATCTTATTGTTTGTCTAATGAACTGAAACGTTCCACAAAGCAGAGTTAGGATAACAgaggccacaaaaaaacagTCAAGTATAATTTCTTTGACATCGTAgattttatttacacacatAATCATATTCCTACTTATCACATAACTCCAACATCATAACATTCATGACAAACATATCGATTGCGTATTAAATGCTCCGATAAACACTCCGAAAACAGCGTTTCACAAAACAAACGCTTCGATCCTTCTCAGAAGAAGCTATTAGCTGAATAAAGTTCCACTTTATCACTTCCGCTCTTCACCGCATCACGAATCCGAAGCTGAAGATGGACTCGATGACGTCATCGAGGTCCTTGCTGAACGGCGACAGTTGAGCTTCGTAAGAGTTTGAGGTCTTCTTCCCGTCGACGATGAGATGGCTGGTTTGACCGATGACGTGGACGCGGTCGCCCCGCCAGCGCTTGCAGACGGTGACCAGGCCGTTGCCTCCGACCAGGCTGATGGATCCGTAGTTGTCGTCCACCTCCACTCGGCAGTCGTTGCCGATCACCTCGATGTCGCCCTGGTTGGACGTCACCCGCACTATGCAGTTGTTGCCGACAATCTTCAGTTTCGAGACGTTGATCGTCATCGTCACTTTCTTCTTGTTGCCGACTACTGagtacattttcattttttgttttgttttttttttacggtTGAGATTTTAGAGTATTAGGTCCGTGCGGTACCTGCGTGTTTGTAGGAATGAGTAGAACGCGCTCCGGCGCTGATTTATAAGCTGCGGTCGGGTGAAGCGCACGCGCAAGGTTCGCCCCCCCGCGCCGGCGGCGGGAGTCCCCTGGCTGTGACGTCACGCGTCACGATTTAAATCGGCACTCGACCGCTTGTCACAATCAATCAACTGAATTTCGTGGAACCAAATGCTGAAAAAGTTGGGGAAAACACAGCGACTTGGCACCGGTTAGTGGGTCGCGTGAAATATGGAAAGTGTTTCTTtgaatgaatattattatcaatttaCCGATTAATTAAATCGGGTTGAAATTTTTCTCACCGAATAGTTATGTTTAGTACTTTACTTAACATACATTACACAGGAACTACAGCACACTATAGGCATAAGGTCATTATTCTGTAATCTTCAGGT
This is a stretch of genomic DNA from Plutella xylostella chromosome 4, ilPluXylo3.1, whole genome shotgun sequence. It encodes these proteins:
- the LOC105398669 gene encoding uncharacterized protein LOC105398669, giving the protein MKMYSVVGNKKKVTMTINVSKLKIVGNNCIVRVTSNQGDIEVIGNDCRVEVDDNYGSISLVGGNGLVTVCKRWRGDRVHVIGQTSHLIVDGKKTSNSYEAQLSPFSKDLDDVIESIFSFGFVMR